One genomic window of Meleagris gallopavo isolate NT-WF06-2002-E0010 breed Aviagen turkey brand Nicholas breeding stock chromosome 22, Turkey_5.1, whole genome shotgun sequence includes the following:
- the SLC52A3 gene encoding solute carrier family 52, riboflavin transporter, member 3 produces MALLTHLLACAFGMGSWMAINGLWVELPLLVTVLPEQWDLPSYITIIIQMANVGPLFVTLMHRFWPGSLKEVVVIYVIVSVGIVACLLLAFLWNYTSPIAGTSRSTAFLILTFFLALVDCTSSVTFLPFMMQLQAQYLTTYFIGEGLSGLIPALIALGQGSGISSCANVSQVVNITSGNETMEGTIFQMETRYLPARFSTLIFFLLMTAMMIVCLVAFFFLTRQPKVWELSQQQLCPSTIILNSFDQILEDDAGKGRGEGYSCPKSTKRPMETHPEKVSYSVAKLAFIYLLITWVSSLTNGVLPSVQSYSCLPYGNTAYHLSATLSSMANPLACIVAMVLPSRSLTLMGALSLAGTGFGAYNMAIAVMSPCPLLQHSQWGNAIIILSWVLFTGTLSYVKVMAGVILRSCSHSALVWYGALEQLGSLLGALLMFPLVNIYGFFQSADYCSLQCPV; encoded by the exons ATGGCGCTGCTCACCCACCTTCTCGCCTGTGCCTTTGGCATGGGCTCCTGGATGGCCATCAATGGGCTGTGGGTCGAGCTGCCGCTGCTGGTGACAGTGCTGCCAGAGCAGTGGGACCTGCCCTCCTACATCACCATCATCATCCAGATGGCCAACGTGGGGCCGCTCTTTGTCACCCTCATGCACCGTTTCTGGCCCGGCTCACTGAAGGAGGTGGTCGTTATCTACGTGATTGTGTCTGTGGGCATTGTGGCCTGCTTGCTGTTGGCCTTCCTTTGGAACTACACATCCCCCATTGCGGGGACCTCCCGTAGCACTGCATTCCTGATCCTCACCTTCTTCTTGGCCCTGGTTGACTGCACTTCCTCCGTCACCTTCCTGCCCTTCATGATGCAGCTGCAGGCCCAATACCTCACCACCTACTTCATAGGTGAAGGACTCAGCGGGCTGATCCCTGCTCTCATTGCCCTGGGCCAGGGCTCCGGCATCTCCAGCTGTGCCAATGTCAGTCAGGTGGTCAACATCACCTCTGGCAACGAGACCATGGAGGGCACTATCTTCCAGATGGAGACCCGCTACCTCCCAGCCCGCTTCTCTAccctcattttcttcctcctcatgACTGCGATGATGATAGTCTGCTTGGtggctttcttcttcctgacCAGGCAGCCCAAGGTATGGGAGCTCTCACAGCAGCAGTTGTGTCCCAGCACCATCATACTGAACTCCTTTGACCAGATCCTTGAGGATGATGCTGGCAAGGGACGAGGCGAAGGCTACTCATGTCCAAAGAGCACCAAGCGGCCCATGGAGACCCACCCAGAGAAGGTCTCCTATTCTGTGGCCAAGCTTGCTTTCATCTACCTCCTTATCACTTGGGTGAGCTCTCTGACGAACGGGGTCCTGCCATCTGTGCAGTCATACTCTTGCCTGCCATATGGCAACACCGCATATCACCTCTCGGCCACGCTCAGCTCCATGGCCAACCCTCTCGCCTGCATCGTGGCCATGGTCCTGCCCAGCAG GTCCCTGACCCTGATGGGCGCCCTCAGCCTGGCGGGCACAGGCTTCGGTGCCTACAACATGGCCATAGCAGTGATGAGCCCGTGCCCTCTCCTACAGCATTCCCAGTGGGGCAATGCCATCATT ATCCTCTCCTGGGTGCTCTTCACCGGAACGCTCTCCTACGTGAAGGTGATGGCCGGGGTCATCCTGCggagctgcagccacagtgcACTGGTGTGGTACGGGGCATTGGAGCAGCTGGGATCCCTGCTGGGTGCCCTGCTCATGTTCCCCCTCGTCAACATTTATGGCTTCTTCCAATCCGCCGACtactgcagcctgcagtgcccAGTGTGA
- the ANGPT4 gene encoding angiopoietin-4: MHRHEPGYCCGLRRSRHFPRDRDRDRDMGEGQKPSPCPLAAPGPVNALQRDSPSGNGHAARGATQRLQHLERILENSTQWLLKLESSIQNGMKPEVARLRQTAVRNHTATMLEIGSSLLNRSAEQSRKLTDVEAQVLNQTSRIEMQLLENSLSTTKLEKQLLVQTNEIHQLQSRNNILEVRVLDMEAKHQAELAGIRSEKERLQHLVSRQSGTIEELEKSLLAASANASLLQRQQLQLLESVQSLVRLVAEGRVLLPGEEQRFQDCTEVLRAGSRASGVYTLHITNMSQPRKVFCDMETDGGGWTVIQLRTNGSVSFQRGWREYKQGFGDAAGEHWLGNEAVHLLTNREPYVLRVELRDWEGSHVYAHYGRFQLDSERLLYRLSLQDYSGTAGQQSGLAMQGTNFSTRDADNDNCLCKCAQMLSGGWWFDACGLSNLNGIYYPARHNIRKLNGIRWHYFQGPSYSLKGTRMLIRPAGF, from the exons ATGCACCGCCACGAGCCCGGCTATTGTTGCGGGCTGCGAAGGTCACGGCACTTCCCCCGGGacagggatagggatagggacATGGGAGAAGGACAGAAG CCGTCGCCGTGCCCGCTCGCCGCCCCCGGTCCCGTCAACGCTCTGCAGCGGGATTCGCCGTCCGGCAATGGGCACGCTGCCCGCGGGGCTACCCAGCGCCTGCAGCACCTGGAGAGGATCCTGGAGAACAGCACGCAGTGGTTGCTGAAG TTGGAGAGCTCCATCCAGAACGGCATGAAGCCGGAGGTGGCGCGGCTGCGGCAGACGGCGGTGCGGAACCACACGGCCACCATGCTGGAGATCGGCAGCTCCCTGCTGAACCGCAGCGCTGAGCAGAGCCGCAAGCTCACCGACGTGGAGGCGCAG GTGCTGAACCAGACGTCACGCATCGAGATGCAGCTGCTGGAGAACTCCCTGTCCACCACCAAGCTGgagaagcagctgctggtgCAGACAAACGAGATCcaccagctgcagagcaggaacaa CATCCTGGAGGTGCGGGTGCTGGATATGGAGGCAAAGCACCAGGCAGAGTTGGCAGGGATCCGCTCAGAGaaggagaggctgcagcacctgGTGAGCAGGCAGAGCGGCACCATCGAGGAGCTGGAGAAGTCTCTGCTGGCAGCCAGTGCCAACGCCAGCCTGCTGCAGcgacagcagctgcagctcctggagtcGGTGCAGAGCCTGGTGCGCCTTGTGGCAGAGGGTAGAG TCCTGCTGCCTGGTGAGGAGCAGCGTTTCCAGGACTGCACCGAGGTGCTCCGGGCCGGCAGCCGTGCCAGCGGGGTGTACACCCTGCACATCACCAACATGAGCCAGCCCAGGAAG GTGTTCTGTGACATGGAGACAGACGGCGGTGGCTGGACGGTCATCCAGCTCCGCACCAACGGCAGCGTCAGCTTCCAGCGGGGCTGGAGGGAGTACAAGCAG GGCTTTGGGGATGCGGCGGGGGAGCACTGGCTGGGCAACGAAGCCGTGCACCTCCTGACGAACCGGGAACCCTACGTGCTGCGTGTGGAGCTGCGGGATTGGGAGGGCAGCCACGTCTATGCCCACTATGGGAGGTTTCAGCTGGACAGTGAGCGGCTGCTCTACAG GCTCTCACTACAGGACTACAGCGGCACAGCCGGGCAGCAGAGCGGCTTGGCCATGCAGGGCACCAACTTCAGCACCCGCGATGCTGACAACGACAACTGCCTCTGCAAGTGTGCCCAGATGCTGTCAGGAG GGTGGTGGTTCGACGCCTGCGGGCTCTCCAACCTGAATGGCATCTACTACCCGGCACGGCACAACATCCGCAAGCTGAACGGCATCCGCTGGCACTACTTCCAGGGGCCCAGCTACTCACTGAAGGGCACCCGCATGCTGATACGGCCCGCGGGCTTTTAG
- the FAM110A gene encoding protein FAM110A — MGAEHFARASSDIVSVKFHSVSTASSEGGRSPRSAATPEGRPAERMPYGISVVERNARVIKWLYGLRQAREPSRSPTCSQAARLHAVLMLGGEEAPSRAPQEGSGAIPDP; from the coding sequence ATGGGGGCTGAGCATTTTGCCCGTGCCAGCTCCGACATCGTGTCCGTCAAGTTTCACAGCGTCAGCACGGCCAGCTCGGAGGGCGGACGCTCCCCCCGCAGCGCGGCCACGCCAGAGGGCCGCCCAGCTGAGCGCATGCCCTACGGCATCTCGGTGGTGGAGCGCAACGCTCGCGTCATCAAGTGGCTGTATGGGCTGCGCCAGGCCCGCGAGCCCAGCAGGTCTCCAACGTGTAGCCAGGCTGCTCGGCTGCACGCAGTGCTGAtgctgggaggagaggaagcaCCGTCCCGTGCTCCCCAGGAGGGCAGCGGGGCCATCCCGGATCCCTGA
- the RSPO4 gene encoding R-spondin-4 isoform X1 has protein sequence MQWIIFMLLLFISSMEMLSQNRWKKQVSTGLLENCTGCVLCSEENGCITCHHRLFLLIWRDGIRQYGVCVHTCPPGYFGVRGLEVNRCTKCRSPSCESCFSKDFCMKCKEKFYLHKGQCFRQCPPSTTAQPGTRECQETCEPGPWSEWSACTHEGRSCGCKWGLETRVREVLGSPREEGAACPALLESRRCRLRKHCPGEKTKLRNKGKKRQKKQRTEQDAGT, from the exons ATGCAGTGGATAATATTCATGTTGCTGTTATTCATCAGTTCCATGGAAATGCTCTCGCAGAACCGATGGAAAAAGCAAG TGAGCACCGGGCTCTTGGAGAACTGCACGGGCTGCGTTCTGTGCTCGGAGGAGAACGGCTGCATCACCTGCCACCACCGGCTCTTCCTGCTCATCTGGAGGGACGGCATCCGCCAGTACGGGGTGTGCGTCCACACCTGCCCCCCCGGCTACTTCGGCGTGCGGGGTCTGGAGGTCAACAGATGCACAA AGTGCAGGTCGCCCAGCTGCGAGAGCTGCTTCAGCAAAGACTTCTGCATGAAATGCAAGGAGAAGTTCTACCTGCACAAAGGCCAATGCTTCCGGCAGTGCCCCCCCAGCACCACGGCTCAGCCCGGCACCCGCGAGTGCCAAG AAACATGCGAGCCGGGGCCCTGGAGCGAGTGGAGCGCCTGCACTCACGAGGGCCGGAGCTGCGGCTGCAAATGGGGTCTGGAGACGCGGGTGCGCGAGGTGCTGGGCTCCCCACGGGAGGAGGGGGCTGCATGCCCCGCGCTGCTGGAGAGCCGCAGGTGCCGCCTGAGGAAGCACTGCCCGGGAG agaaAACCAAACtcagaaacaaaggcaaaaagcggcagaagaagcagaggacAGAGCAGGACGCGGGCACCTAG
- the RSPO4 gene encoding R-spondin-4 isoform X2, producing the protein MQWIIFMLLLFISSMEMLSQNRWKKQVSTGLLENCTGCVLCSEENGCITCHHRLFLLIWRDGIRQYGVCVHTCPPGYFGVRGLEVNRCTKCRSPSCESCFSKDFCMKCKEKFYLHKGQCFRQCPPSTTAQPGTRECQETCEPGPWSEWSACTHEGRSCGCKWGLETRVREVLGSPREEGAACPALLESRRCRLRKHCPGGMQRQLEGITWGSCDSQVLILL; encoded by the exons ATGCAGTGGATAATATTCATGTTGCTGTTATTCATCAGTTCCATGGAAATGCTCTCGCAGAACCGATGGAAAAAGCAAG TGAGCACCGGGCTCTTGGAGAACTGCACGGGCTGCGTTCTGTGCTCGGAGGAGAACGGCTGCATCACCTGCCACCACCGGCTCTTCCTGCTCATCTGGAGGGACGGCATCCGCCAGTACGGGGTGTGCGTCCACACCTGCCCCCCCGGCTACTTCGGCGTGCGGGGTCTGGAGGTCAACAGATGCACAA AGTGCAGGTCGCCCAGCTGCGAGAGCTGCTTCAGCAAAGACTTCTGCATGAAATGCAAGGAGAAGTTCTACCTGCACAAAGGCCAATGCTTCCGGCAGTGCCCCCCCAGCACCACGGCTCAGCCCGGCACCCGCGAGTGCCAAG AAACATGCGAGCCGGGGCCCTGGAGCGAGTGGAGCGCCTGCACTCACGAGGGCCGGAGCTGCGGCTGCAAATGGGGTCTGGAGACGCGGGTGCGCGAGGTGCTGGGCTCCCCACGGGAGGAGGGGGCTGCATGCCCCGCGCTGCTGGAGAGCCGCAGGTGCCGCCTGAGGAAGCACTGCCCGGGAG GAATGCAGAGACAGCTGGAGGGCATCACCTGGGGGAGCTGTGACAGCCAAGTCCTCATCCTGCTCTGA